DNA sequence from the Streptomyces cinnabarinus genome:
CGCGGCACGCTCGCCTCCATCACCGCGAAGGGGCGCGAGGTGGTCGAGGCCGCCACCCGCGACCTGATGGCGATGGACTTCGGACTCGGGGTGTACGACGCGGAGGAGTGCGCGGAGATCTTCGCGCTGCTGCGCCCGCTGCGCGTCGCGGCGCACGATTTCGACGAGTCCTGACCCGCGCGAAGATCGCCCGGAACGTGCCGTTACGCTCGACGCCATGAAATCCAGCGTGCTGACCCGCTACCGCGTCATGGCGTACGTGACCGCCGTCATGCTGCTCGTGCTGTGCACCTGCATGGTCTTCAAGTACGGGTTCGACATGGGCGAGGACGTGACCTTCGCGGTCTCCCAGGTCCACGGCATCCTCTACATCATCTACCTGATCTTCGCCTTCGACCTGGGGTCCAAGGCGAAGTGGCCGTTCGGCAAGCTGCTGTGGGTGCTGCTGTCCGGGACCATCCCGCTCGCCGCCTTCTTCGTCGAGCGCAAGGTCGCCCGCGAGACGCTGCCGCTGGTCGGCGGAGCGCAGCCGGCCCCCGTCAAGGCGTAACCGCACACCGTCGTGAGTCTCTGCTCACGGCGGTTTGCCATCGACATTTACTAGGACGTCCTAGTAAATTTGAAGGCATGGACGCTGACGCCATCGAAGAGGGCCGCCGACGCTGGCAGGCCCGGTACGACGCCTCGCGCAAGCGTGAGGCCGACTTCACCACGCTCTCCGGGGATTCCGTGGAGCCGGTGTACGGGCCCCGGCCGGGGGACACCTACGACGGCTTCGAGCGGATCGGCTGGCCGGGGGAGTACCCCTTCACCCGCGGGCTGTACCCGACGGGCTACCGCGGGCGGACCTGGACGATCCGCCAGTTCGCCGGGTTCGGCAACGCCGAGCAGACGAACGAGCGGTACAAGATGATCCTCGCCAACGGCGGCGGGGGCCTCTCGGTCGCCTTCGACATGCCGACCCTCATGGGCCGCGACTCCGACGACCCGCGCTCGCTCGGCGAGGTCGGGCACTGCGGGGTCGCCATCGACTCGGCGGCGGACATGGAGGTCCTGTTCAAGGACATCCCGCTGGGCGACGTCACGACCTCGATGACGATCAGCGGCCCGGCGGTGCCGGTCTTCTGCATGTACCTGGTCGCGGCGGAGCGGCAGGGCGTGGACCCGGCCGTCCTCAACGGCACGCTCCAGACGGACATCTTCAAGGAGTACATCGCCCAGAAGGAGTGGCTCTTCCAGCCCGAGCCGCATCTGCGGCTGATCGGCGACCTGATGGAGCACTGCGCGGCTGGCATCCCCGCGTACAAGCCGCTGTCGGTCTCCGGGTACCACATCCGTGAGGCCGGGGCCACGGCGGCGCAGGAACTGGCGTACACGCTGGCGGACGGCTTCGGGTACGTCGAACTGGGCCTGTCCCGCGGCCTGGACGT
Encoded proteins:
- a CDS encoding DUF3817 domain-containing protein codes for the protein MKSSVLTRYRVMAYVTAVMLLVLCTCMVFKYGFDMGEDVTFAVSQVHGILYIIYLIFAFDLGSKAKWPFGKLLWVLLSGTIPLAAFFVERKVARETLPLVGGAQPAPVKA